A window of Rhizobium acidisoli contains these coding sequences:
- the addB gene encoding double-strand break repair protein AddB, translated as MAERHQPRILTIPAGLSFLKTLATTLCDGRLTPLFRHEADDPLSLSRVTIYLPTRRAVRVLRSEFVDLLGGRSAILPVIRPLGETDDDSGYFDEALPATIDLAQPLSNTARLLELARLILAWRNKLPEIVRHIHSDSPLVAPASPADAIWLARNLAELIDSIETEDLDWSELSKLDTGDYAAWWQLTAEFLQIASAFWPERLSELGKSSPARHRNAILRAEASRLSATKPTGPIIIAGSTGSVPATADLIAAVTNLPEGVIVLPGLDLAMPERHWQMVAPELSPGQHANPASRSHPQYGLSSLLKRLKLTRADVTLLDRPEADLDRRAEILSRALVPAEATSDWGAWKSELPEGAFSSAFADVSLIEAANEREEATAIAIALRLALERPGQDGESRAALITPDRNLARRVMAELSRFGILADDSAGTPLAAAPQGTLLQLLLEAALRPGDPVAIVSLLKHPLARFGLDRAALISATETLELLALRGGVAEVDISRLEPLLTHQLAEQAGDRHAPQWRKALAPDAAEAAYDLARRVTKATEPLASALMRHRPEDRGRTTSFTLSEWAERTGRSLEAVAADPHGNLADLWSGEAGDALAALLGEVIDTNGQMEADGPQWIDIMAALAAGHAVKPRALSHPRLFIFGTLEARLQSVDTMILGGLNEGTWPGQTANNPFIPRMMKTEIGLEPPERRIGQLAHDFEMANGTRHLIYSRALRQGSTPTVASRWLQRLLALAGETFEAELKGRGNRFLQWAGLIDRGEAQAPAQRPSPKPPLTLQPTSYSFSEVGRLRRDPYAIYARRILRLDPVDAFNRDPGAAERGTLYHTIIDRFIREAHVAGTPDAAAAMERILSELFDMEQLPPHIDAVWRPRFRAVAGAFLDWEAGRRPGIRKTLTEVRGGVELETINIRLNGVADRIDVTGPHAADIIDYKTGYNPSPAQARVLLDPQLALEAAALRDGAFRDVGSLIPQDLLYVRLRPGRRFQVDTVNNESSARSDKAKSAMDLAEESIDQLVKFVSLLQSGEKGFTSRLIPAQQFDFGGDYDHLARVSEWSTAETEEGGGDE; from the coding sequence ATGGCGGAGCGGCACCAGCCACGCATTCTGACGATCCCGGCGGGCCTCTCCTTCCTGAAAACGCTGGCGACGACGCTTTGCGACGGCCGGCTGACGCCGCTCTTCCGGCATGAGGCCGATGATCCGCTGTCGCTTTCGAGGGTAACGATCTATCTGCCGACCCGGCGCGCCGTGCGCGTGCTGCGTTCGGAATTCGTCGACCTGCTCGGCGGCCGCTCGGCGATCCTGCCGGTTATTCGTCCCCTCGGCGAAACCGACGACGACAGCGGCTATTTCGACGAGGCGCTGCCGGCAACGATCGATCTCGCCCAGCCGCTGTCGAATACCGCCCGCCTGCTGGAGCTTGCGCGCCTCATTCTCGCCTGGCGAAACAAGCTGCCGGAGATCGTCCGCCACATTCATTCGGACTCACCGCTTGTCGCGCCGGCAAGCCCGGCGGATGCGATCTGGCTCGCCCGCAACCTCGCGGAACTGATCGATTCCATCGAAACCGAAGACCTCGACTGGTCGGAACTGTCGAAACTCGACACCGGCGATTACGCCGCCTGGTGGCAGCTGACTGCGGAATTCCTGCAGATCGCCAGTGCCTTCTGGCCCGAGCGGCTTTCCGAACTCGGCAAATCCTCGCCGGCGCGGCACCGAAACGCCATTCTGCGGGCCGAAGCTTCTAGGCTTTCGGCGACGAAGCCCACCGGGCCGATCATCATTGCCGGTTCGACGGGTTCCGTTCCTGCCACCGCCGATCTGATCGCTGCCGTCACCAATCTGCCCGAGGGCGTGATCGTGCTTCCGGGCCTCGATCTTGCCATGCCTGAAAGGCACTGGCAGATGGTGGCGCCGGAGCTTTCCCCCGGCCAACATGCCAATCCCGCAAGCCGAAGCCACCCGCAATATGGCCTGTCATCGCTGCTCAAGCGGCTGAAGCTCACGCGTGCCGACGTCACCCTCCTCGACAGGCCGGAAGCCGATCTTGACCGGCGCGCCGAAATCCTGTCCCGCGCACTCGTGCCGGCAGAGGCGACCAGCGATTGGGGCGCCTGGAAGAGCGAGCTGCCGGAGGGCGCGTTTTCTTCAGCTTTCGCCGATGTTTCGCTGATCGAAGCCGCCAACGAGCGCGAAGAAGCAACCGCGATTGCCATCGCGCTCCGGCTGGCGTTGGAAAGACCGGGGCAGGACGGCGAAAGCCGGGCGGCGCTCATCACGCCGGACCGCAATCTCGCCCGCCGGGTGATGGCCGAGCTTTCCCGCTTCGGCATCCTCGCCGACGATTCGGCCGGTACTCCGCTTGCGGCCGCGCCGCAGGGCACGCTTCTGCAATTGCTGCTGGAGGCAGCGCTGCGCCCGGGCGATCCGGTAGCGATCGTCTCGCTGCTCAAACATCCGCTGGCCCGCTTCGGCCTCGACCGCGCCGCATTGATTTCCGCCACCGAGACGCTCGAGCTGCTGGCGCTGCGCGGCGGTGTGGCGGAGGTGGATATCAGTAGGCTCGAACCGCTGCTCACCCATCAGCTTGCCGAACAGGCTGGGGACAGGCACGCGCCGCAATGGCGAAAGGCACTTGCGCCCGACGCTGCCGAGGCCGCTTACGACCTTGCCCGCCGGGTCACAAAAGCGACCGAGCCGCTGGCTTCGGCCCTGATGCGGCACCGGCCGGAAGATCGCGGGAGGACGACAAGTTTTACCTTGTCCGAATGGGCGGAACGCACCGGCCGTTCGCTTGAAGCGGTGGCGGCCGATCCGCACGGCAATCTCGCCGATCTCTGGTCGGGCGAAGCCGGCGATGCGCTTGCCGCGCTGCTCGGCGAAGTGATCGACACCAACGGCCAGATGGAGGCCGACGGGCCGCAATGGATCGACATCATGGCAGCCCTTGCCGCCGGTCATGCGGTGAAGCCGCGGGCGCTCAGCCATCCCCGCCTCTTCATCTTCGGCACGCTGGAAGCCCGCCTGCAGAGCGTCGATACGATGATCCTCGGCGGCCTGAACGAGGGCACCTGGCCGGGGCAGACCGCCAACAATCCCTTCATTCCGCGCATGATGAAGACGGAGATCGGCCTCGAGCCGCCGGAACGGCGTATCGGTCAGCTGGCGCATGACTTCGAGATGGCGAACGGCACGCGCCATCTGATCTATTCGCGCGCGCTGCGCCAGGGCTCGACGCCGACGGTCGCCTCGCGCTGGCTGCAGCGGCTGCTGGCGCTTGCCGGAGAGACCTTCGAAGCGGAATTGAAGGGACGCGGCAACCGCTTCCTCCAATGGGCCGGCCTGATCGACCGGGGCGAGGCCCAGGCCCCGGCGCAGCGGCCCTCGCCGAAACCGCCGCTGACGCTGCAGCCGACATCCTACTCTTTCAGCGAAGTCGGACGGCTGCGCCGGGACCCCTATGCCATCTATGCCCGCCGCATTCTGCGGCTCGATCCTGTCGATGCGTTCAACCGCGATCCGGGAGCCGCCGAGCGCGGCACGCTCTACCACACGATCATCGACCGGTTCATTCGCGAAGCCCATGTCGCCGGCACGCCGGATGCGGCAGCGGCGATGGAGCGCATTCTTTCCGAGCTCTTCGACATGGAGCAGCTGCCGCCGCATATCGATGCAGTGTGGCGGCCGCGCTTTCGTGCTGTGGCCGGCGCCTTCCTCGACTGGGAGGCCGGACGGCGGCCCGGCATCCGCAAGACGCTGACGGAGGTGCGGGGCGGCGTCGAACTGGAAACGATCAATATCCGGCTCAACGGTGTTGCCGACCGGATCGACGTCACCGGACCGCATGCCGCCGATATCATCGACTACAAGACAGGCTACAATCCCTCGCCGGCGCAGGCACGGGTGCTTCTCGATCCGCAGCTAGCGCTCGAAGCGGCAGCCTTGCGCGACGGCGCCTTCCGCGATGTCGGCAGCCTCATTCCGCAGGACCTGCTCTATGTACGCCTACGTCCGGGACGCCGCTTTCAGGTCGACACCGTCAACAATGAGAGTTCGGCGCGCAGCGACAAGGCGAAATCGGCGATGGATCTCGCCGAAGAATCGATCGATCAGCTGGTCAAGTTCGTGAGCTTGCTGCAATCCGGCGAGAAGGGCTTCACCTCGCGGCTGATCCCGGCACAGCAATTCGATTTCGGCGGCGATTATGATCACCTCGCCCGCGTCTCCGAATGGTCGACGGCAGAAACCGAAGAAGGCGGCGGCGATGAGTGA
- the tsaE gene encoding tRNA (adenosine(37)-N6)-threonylcarbamoyltransferase complex ATPase subunit type 1 TsaE, whose product MTTGDTISLFLKDEAATIRFGEDLALALKAGDCLALSGDLGAGKSSLARAILRAMADDEGLEVPSPTFTLVQSYDLRIPVSHFDLYRLGDPAELTELGFDEALENGICLVEWPEMAEGELPADRIALRLDHEGAGRRATIKAAEPQASRIRRVLAIRAFLDEAGYPDVKRRFLTGDASLRAYEAIYPDGGPRKILMDWRPHPEGPPVYDGKPYPKVAHLAQNAYPFVAIADALRERGFAAPEIYKVDYEQGILLIEDLGSEGMLDEDGRPIAERYRQSVACLAHLHSMQIPQDIPVSATHTHHIPDFDRTAMRMEVQLVLDWHIAWKRGTPPTDIERAEYLAIWDALIDELTTAEKNLLLRDFHSPNIIWRDERSGIGKIGIIDFQDAMIGPTAYDLASIVQDARVTIEPALFRQLMDDYLSLRRAQGGFDEAEFMKAWAIMSAQRNCKLAGLWVRLLQRDGKPGYLKHMPRTLAYLQVAFEHEALAPLRDWCARAGIGQSES is encoded by the coding sequence ATGACGACCGGCGACACGATCTCGCTTTTCCTGAAGGACGAAGCCGCGACCATCCGCTTCGGCGAAGACCTGGCGCTCGCCTTGAAAGCCGGCGATTGCCTTGCCCTTTCCGGCGATCTCGGCGCCGGCAAATCCTCGCTCGCCCGGGCGATCCTGCGCGCCATGGCCGATGACGAGGGGCTCGAGGTCCCGAGCCCGACCTTCACGCTGGTGCAATCCTATGATCTACGTATTCCCGTTTCGCACTTCGATCTCTACCGGCTCGGCGATCCGGCCGAACTGACGGAACTCGGATTCGACGAGGCCCTGGAGAACGGCATCTGCCTCGTCGAATGGCCCGAGATGGCTGAGGGCGAACTGCCGGCCGATCGTATCGCACTGAGGCTGGACCATGAAGGCGCCGGCCGCCGGGCAACGATCAAAGCCGCAGAGCCGCAGGCTTCACGCATCCGCAGGGTCCTGGCGATCCGCGCCTTCCTCGACGAAGCCGGCTATCCCGATGTCAAACGCCGCTTCCTGACCGGCGATGCTTCGCTGCGCGCCTATGAGGCGATCTATCCGGACGGTGGCCCGCGAAAAATACTGATGGATTGGCGCCCGCATCCCGAGGGACCGCCGGTCTATGACGGCAAGCCCTATCCCAAGGTCGCGCATCTGGCACAAAACGCCTATCCTTTCGTTGCGATTGCCGATGCCTTGCGCGAGCGGGGTTTTGCGGCGCCGGAGATTTATAAGGTCGATTATGAGCAGGGCATCCTGCTGATCGAGGATCTCGGCAGCGAAGGCATGCTCGATGAGGACGGAAGGCCCATCGCCGAACGTTACCGGCAAAGCGTCGCCTGCCTTGCCCATCTTCATTCCATGCAGATCCCGCAGGATATCCCGGTGTCTGCGACGCACACGCATCACATTCCGGACTTCGACCGCACGGCAATGAGGATGGAAGTGCAGCTTGTGCTCGATTGGCATATTGCCTGGAAACGCGGCACACCTCCCACCGATATCGAACGGGCGGAGTATCTGGCGATCTGGGACGCGCTCATCGACGAGCTCACGACCGCCGAGAAGAACCTGCTGCTGCGCGACTTCCATTCGCCTAATATCATCTGGCGCGACGAGAGAAGTGGTATTGGCAAAATCGGCATCATCGACTTCCAGGATGCGATGATCGGCCCGACCGCCTATGACCTCGCCTCCATCGTCCAGGATGCGCGGGTCACGATCGAACCGGCGCTCTTCCGGCAGCTGATGGATGATTATCTCAGCCTTCGCCGCGCCCAGGGCGGCTTTGACGAAGCCGAATTCATGAAGGCCTGGGCGATCATGTCGGCGCAGCGCAATTGCAAGCTTGCCGGTCTCTGGGTGCGGCTGTTGCAGCGCGACGGCAAGCCCGGCTATCTCAAACATATGCCGCGAACGCTTGCCTATCTCCAGGTCGCATTCGAGCACGAAGCGCTTGCCCCCTTGCGCGATTGGTGCGCAAGGGCTGGAATAGGCCAAAGCGAATCATAA
- the addA gene encoding double-strand break repair helicase AddA, whose amino-acid sequence MSDVTALPNDDDPGAWIGWTTIQQAIASDPERSAWVSANAGSGKTHVLTQRVIRLLLAGARPSAILCLTYTKAAASEMSNRVFERLADWVVLDDEDLGRRITQIEGTAPDGIKLAEARRLFAKALETPGGLKIQTIHAFCEALLHQFPLEANVAGHFSVLDDRAAEALLSDARRALLTATAPEGDAGLAEAFAYVLDLGDESGLENLLGDIVANRNAIRRFTATAERQGGIEMVLRERLGLAPDDTESRIAAQYWPLPELSGGMLELYLSLADQKGGAKAQEVAYGLRLAGRERDDAKRAEFLEKIFLTVKGEPKADSQFTVKAMLAEAPLLAGAIAAARAHVAASRDRLKLMRMYGATYAALVLAERLNHDYEELKKQRSQLDFEDLITRTADLLTKSGVGPWIHYKLDRGIDHILVDEAQDTSPIQWSVIQSLAEDFFSGESARPVVRTLFAVGDEKQSIYSFQGARPERFSEESDRTRRRVSDSGQNFSSVRLPLSFRSTADVLEAVDHIFREPDNSRGLSALGEPVVHRSSRIGHPGAVDLWEMVAPEAVVKEEDWTAPFDATPESAPAAILARRIAHSIGALVGRETIVDKGKERLIEAGDILVLVRKRDAFVNALTRALKRRGDIPVAGADRLVLTSHIAVQDLLALGRFLLLPEDDLSLAAVLKSPLFDLSEDDIFAIAALRGDNESVWNHLRRFAADGTERFRAAVERLELFLRQSRSLSVHDFYARVLGSHGGRRQFLARLGTEVSDILDEFLTFTLDHESSGLPGLQSFISTLELEAPVVKREQDKGRNEVRIMTVHASKGLEAPIVFLVDGGSKAFTHTHLPKLRLIETDADEPPMPVWVPVSDLANSLTQNDAVRIQMLAEEEYRRLLYVAMTRAADRLVVCGYRGVRLNNDTWHMMISTALRDDHPHVEATTFSSPDGEWPGIKWRVPRVERSFERIDRSQERDSEERLPDGLLRPLPPQAELPRPLSPSGAGTIIDEDEGGLLVVSPLFGEKERSDRSLEKGRLIHRMLQALPEISPAERADAASRYAERAARFWPEAERRKLVDSVLKLLDEEGLQAVLGDEAQPEVSIMGTLTLEDRRYAVSGRIDRLAVLADRVVILDYKTNRVPPATEAAIPFAHRAQLAIYREILAPLYPGKPIECMLVYTENASLYTLSEKALGLALAAVKTK is encoded by the coding sequence ATGAGTGACGTGACCGCGCTTCCCAATGACGATGATCCGGGCGCCTGGATCGGCTGGACGACGATCCAGCAGGCGATCGCATCCGATCCCGAGCGTTCCGCGTGGGTCTCGGCCAATGCCGGCTCCGGCAAGACGCATGTGCTGACCCAGCGCGTCATCCGTCTTCTGCTTGCGGGTGCGCGGCCTTCCGCCATTTTATGCCTCACCTATACCAAGGCCGCCGCCTCCGAAATGTCGAACCGCGTCTTCGAACGGCTGGCGGACTGGGTGGTGCTTGACGATGAAGACCTTGGCCGGCGGATCACCCAGATCGAGGGGACGGCACCCGACGGAATAAAGCTTGCCGAGGCCCGCCGGCTGTTTGCGAAGGCGCTGGAGACACCGGGTGGCCTGAAGATCCAGACGATCCATGCCTTTTGCGAGGCGCTGCTGCATCAGTTCCCGCTGGAGGCCAATGTCGCCGGACATTTCTCGGTTCTCGACGATCGCGCGGCGGAGGCACTGCTGTCCGATGCGCGCCGGGCACTGCTGACGGCGACCGCGCCGGAGGGAGACGCCGGCCTTGCCGAGGCATTCGCCTATGTGCTCGATCTCGGCGACGAATCCGGCCTGGAAAATCTGCTCGGCGACATCGTCGCCAACCGCAACGCCATCCGTCGTTTTACGGCAACGGCCGAACGGCAGGGCGGCATCGAGATGGTTCTGCGCGAAAGATTGGGCCTTGCCCCGGATGACACGGAGAGCCGGATCGCGGCGCAATATTGGCCGTTGCCGGAGCTTTCCGGCGGTATGCTGGAGCTTTATCTGTCGCTTGCCGATCAGAAGGGCGGCGCGAAGGCGCAGGAAGTTGCCTACGGTCTCAGGCTTGCCGGGCGGGAACGCGATGACGCAAAACGCGCCGAGTTTCTCGAGAAAATCTTTCTGACGGTGAAGGGCGAGCCGAAGGCGGATTCACAATTCACGGTCAAGGCGATGCTTGCCGAAGCGCCGCTGCTGGCGGGCGCCATCGCCGCTGCCCGCGCCCATGTCGCTGCAAGCCGCGACCGGCTGAAACTGATGCGGATGTATGGGGCGACCTATGCCGCGCTGGTGCTGGCAGAGCGGCTCAATCACGACTATGAGGAGCTGAAGAAGCAGCGCAGCCAACTCGATTTCGAGGATCTGATCACCCGCACCGCCGACCTGCTGACGAAAAGCGGCGTCGGCCCCTGGATCCACTACAAGCTCGATCGCGGCATCGATCATATCCTCGTCGACGAAGCGCAGGATACCAGCCCGATCCAGTGGAGCGTCATCCAGTCGCTCGCCGAGGATTTCTTCTCCGGCGAAAGCGCCCGGCCGGTGGTGCGCACGCTCTTTGCCGTCGGCGACGAGAAACAGTCGATCTATTCCTTTCAAGGAGCGCGGCCCGAGCGTTTTTCCGAGGAGAGCGACCGGACGCGGCGGCGCGTCTCAGATAGCGGGCAAAACTTTTCCTCCGTGCGGCTGCCACTCTCCTTCCGCTCGACCGCCGATGTGCTTGAGGCCGTCGACCATATTTTCAGGGAACCCGACAATTCGCGCGGCCTCAGCGCGCTCGGCGAACCGGTCGTGCATCGCTCCAGCCGCATCGGACATCCCGGCGCCGTCGATCTCTGGGAGATGGTCGCGCCGGAAGCGGTGGTCAAGGAAGAGGACTGGACGGCGCCCTTCGATGCAACGCCGGAAAGCGCGCCGGCCGCAATCCTGGCCCGGCGGATCGCCCATTCGATCGGCGCGCTTGTCGGCCGCGAGACGATCGTCGACAAAGGCAAAGAGCGCTTGATCGAAGCCGGCGACATCCTGGTGCTGGTGCGCAAGCGCGACGCCTTCGTCAATGCCTTGACGCGTGCCTTGAAACGCCGCGGCGACATTCCGGTCGCCGGCGCCGACAGGCTGGTGCTGACCAGCCATATCGCCGTGCAGGATCTGCTGGCGCTCGGCCGCTTCCTGCTGCTGCCGGAAGACGATCTTTCGCTCGCCGCCGTGCTCAAGAGCCCGCTTTTCGATCTTTCCGAGGACGACATATTTGCGATTGCCGCGCTACGCGGCGACAATGAGAGCGTCTGGAACCATCTCAGACGCTTCGCCGCCGACGGCACCGAGCGCTTCCGCGCGGCCGTGGAGAGGCTGGAGCTGTTCCTTCGCCAATCCAGAAGCCTGTCGGTTCATGATTTCTATGCGCGTGTGCTGGGCAGCCATGGCGGGCGGCGGCAATTCCTTGCCAGGCTCGGCACCGAGGTCAGCGATATCCTCGACGAATTCCTGACCTTTACCCTCGACCACGAGAGCTCCGGCCTTCCCGGGCTGCAATCCTTCATCTCGACGCTGGAACTCGAAGCTCCGGTGGTCAAGCGCGAGCAGGACAAGGGGCGCAACGAAGTGCGGATCATGACGGTGCATGCCTCCAAGGGTCTCGAGGCACCGATCGTTTTCCTGGTCGACGGCGGTTCCAAGGCCTTCACCCATACCCATCTGCCGAAACTTCGCCTGATCGAGACCGATGCCGACGAACCGCCGATGCCCGTCTGGGTTCCCGTCTCCGATCTCGCCAACTCGCTGACTCAGAACGACGCCGTTCGTATCCAGATGCTGGCGGAGGAAGAATATCGCCGATTGCTCTACGTCGCCATGACGCGTGCCGCCGACCGGCTGGTCGTCTGCGGCTATCGCGGCGTGCGTCTCAACAACGACACCTGGCATATGATGATTTCAACGGCACTGCGCGACGACCATCCGCATGTCGAGGCGACGACATTCTCCAGTCCCGATGGCGAATGGCCGGGTATCAAATGGCGTGTGCCGCGGGTGGAGCGAAGCTTCGAGCGCATCGACCGCAGCCAAGAGCGCGACAGCGAGGAGAGGCTGCCGGACGGCCTGTTGCGGCCATTGCCGCCGCAGGCCGAGCTGCCGCGGCCGCTCAGCCCGTCCGGCGCCGGGACGATCATCGACGAAGACGAGGGCGGCTTGCTTGTCGTTTCGCCGCTGTTCGGCGAGAAGGAGCGCAGCGATCGGTCGCTGGAGAAGGGCCGGCTGATCCATCGCATGCTGCAGGCGCTTCCCGAAATTTCGCCTGCCGAACGGGCTGATGCCGCAAGTCGCTATGCCGAACGGGCGGCGCGGTTCTGGCCGGAAGCCGAACGCCGCAAGCTGGTCGATTCGGTTCTGAAACTATTGGACGAAGAGGGTCTGCAGGCCGTCCTCGGTGACGAGGCCCAGCCCGAAGTCTCGATCATGGGAACATTGACGCTTGAGGACAGGCGCTATGCCGTCTCCGGCCGCATCGACCGGCTTGCCGTCCTTGCCGATCGTGTCGTCATCCTCGATTACAAGACCAATCGGGTGCCGCCGGCGACAGAGGCAGCTATTCCCTTCGCGCACCGGGCGCAGCTGGCCATCTATCGCGAGATCCTGGCGCCGCTCTATCCCGGCAAGCCTATCGAGTGCATGCTCGTCTATACCGAGAACGCCTCGCTCTACACGCTGAGCGAAAAGGCGCTTGGTTTGGCGCTTGCAGCGGTCAAGACAAAGTGA
- a CDS encoding nucleotidyltransferase family protein, whose protein sequence is MTIRQAMVLAAGLGTRMRPITDTIPKPLVKIDGKPMIDYALDMLVAAGVERTVVNVHHFAGQMLNHLEAYHGLDIIISDEREALMNSGGGLAKGLTLLDRDNVFVMNADLFWIGEQPGRPTNLQRLAGFFDAERMDMALLCVRIEDTTGHNGKNDFGMAADGRLTRYRDDPSNPVVYAGAIVMNPSLLDDAPQDAFNLNIYFDKAIARGRLFGMVLEGHWLTVGTPEAIGEAEETIRRLRAFA, encoded by the coding sequence ATGACCATCAGACAAGCCATGGTACTGGCCGCGGGTCTTGGGACCCGTATGCGCCCGATCACCGACACGATCCCGAAGCCGCTGGTGAAAATCGACGGCAAGCCGATGATCGACTATGCGCTGGATATGCTGGTTGCGGCCGGCGTCGAACGGACCGTCGTCAATGTTCACCACTTTGCCGGCCAGATGCTCAATCATCTCGAGGCCTATCACGGCCTCGACATCATCATCTCCGACGAGCGGGAAGCGCTGATGAATTCCGGCGGCGGGCTGGCGAAGGGTCTGACCCTGCTCGATCGCGACAACGTTTTCGTCATGAATGCCGATCTCTTTTGGATCGGCGAACAGCCGGGACGACCGACGAACTTGCAGCGCTTAGCCGGATTCTTCGATGCCGAACGTATGGACATGGCGCTGCTCTGCGTGAGGATCGAGGATACGACGGGTCACAACGGCAAGAACGATTTCGGCATGGCGGCCGACGGCCGGCTGACGCGGTACCGCGACGATCCATCCAATCCCGTCGTCTATGCCGGCGCGATCGTCATGAACCCGTCGCTGCTAGACGATGCGCCGCAGGATGCCTTCAACCTCAATATCTATTTCGACAAGGCGATCGCGCGCGGGCGGCTTTTCGGCATGGTGCTCGAGGGCCACTGGCTGACGGTGGGAACGCCGGAGGCAATCGGCGAAGCGGAGGAAACGATCCGGCGGCTGCGGGCGTTCGCGTGA